A genomic window from Streptomyces sp. MST-110588 includes:
- a CDS encoding alpha/beta hydrolase, with the protein MDTGASLSRRSLLRAGAAGAVTLAAVAAQGAGAGPAGAAAPAASGPAATGDVADTGARAVTGAAGTRVAEDGPVRLPVPTGPYAVGTRHLHLVDDRRNDPFAPTVTPRELMVQVWYPTIGPAASASETSAVSTASAVPAVSAASGYGKGGRGRAPYLSAGLVPMVERRFTLPQGSLERVRTDARPGAPVHPALRDAPVVFFGPGRQDPAATGTAFAQDLASHGYVVLGVNHTYDGPVEFPDGRVIEQNPATGDPALLRKYSDVRAADLSFVLDALTGRRGPGPAPCLTAAVSRERVGVFGHSLGGSAAAEVMRTDDRFAAGACLDGALQTAAAQTGLTRPFMLFTEPLELPSWRDFMAGHRAWGRRMVLAGARHYSFTDLAPLGVGLGLAQVWTPEQFAKYFGTIDGRRSQEVTAAYVRAFFDHRLRGRPAPELDDPGSRFPEVTIPWRS; encoded by the coding sequence GTGGATACGGGGGCTTCGCTCTCCCGTAGGTCGTTGCTGCGGGCGGGGGCGGCGGGAGCGGTGACGCTCGCCGCCGTCGCCGCCCAGGGCGCGGGCGCGGGACCGGCAGGGGCGGCTGCTCCTGCCGCATCCGGTCCGGCGGCCACGGGCGACGTGGCGGACACGGGGGCGCGCGCTGTTACGGGAGCCGCGGGGACGCGGGTTGCCGAGGACGGTCCGGTACGGCTGCCGGTGCCGACCGGACCGTACGCCGTCGGGACGCGCCACCTGCACCTGGTGGACGACCGGCGCAACGACCCGTTCGCGCCGACCGTCACACCGCGCGAACTGATGGTCCAGGTCTGGTACCCGACGATCGGCCCGGCGGCCTCCGCGTCGGAGACATCGGCAGTATCTACGGCATCAGCAGTACCGGCAGTATCGGCGGCATCGGGGTACGGCAAGGGCGGGCGGGGGCGGGCACCGTACCTCAGCGCGGGCCTGGTCCCCATGGTCGAGCGCCGCTTCACGCTGCCCCAGGGCTCGTTGGAACGCGTACGAACCGATGCCCGGCCGGGCGCGCCGGTCCACCCCGCGCTGCGGGACGCGCCGGTGGTGTTCTTCGGCCCCGGGCGGCAGGACCCGGCCGCCACCGGCACCGCGTTCGCCCAGGACCTCGCCTCCCACGGCTATGTCGTCCTCGGCGTGAACCACACCTACGACGGCCCGGTGGAGTTCCCGGACGGGCGGGTCATCGAACAGAACCCGGCCACGGGCGACCCCGCGCTGCTGCGCAAGTACTCCGACGTCCGCGCCGCCGACCTGAGTTTCGTGCTCGACGCGCTCACCGGACGCCGGGGGCCCGGTCCCGCGCCGTGTCTGACGGCCGCCGTGAGCCGTGAGCGCGTCGGGGTCTTCGGGCACTCGCTGGGTGGTTCGGCGGCGGCCGAAGTCATGCGTACCGACGACCGCTTCGCCGCCGGCGCCTGCCTGGACGGCGCGTTGCAGACGGCGGCGGCGCAAACGGGCCTGACGCGTCCCTTCATGCTCTTCACCGAGCCGCTGGAGCTGCCGAGCTGGCGCGACTTCATGGCGGGACACCGGGCCTGGGGCCGCCGGATGGTCCTGGCCGGCGCCCGCCACTACAGCTTCACCGACCTGGCGCCCCTGGGCGTCGGGCTCGGCCTGGCCCAGGTCTGGACGCCCGAACAGTTCGCCAAGTACTTCGGCACGATCGACGGCCGCCGCTCCCAGGAGGTGACCGCGGCTTATGTCCGGGCCTTCTTCGACCACCGGCTGCGCGGCCGGCCGGCGCCGGAACTGGACGATCCCGGCAGCCGCTTCCCCGAGGTCACCATTCCCTGGCGCTCCTGA
- a CDS encoding amidohydrolase, with the protein MATPQHTSQDAPPGAPDIARPAGADLPPGAPPSVKDGIRDRITGQREALLSLSRRIHAHPETAFQEHRAAAWCAELLAEHGFEVLAPAYGLDTAFRATIGSGPVTVAVACEYDALPGLGHACGHNLIAAAGVGAALGLAPYADELGLTIRVLGTPAEERGAGKALLLEAGAFEGVDAAMMVHPCPFDMAEFRSFALGTLDVAYTGRSAHPSLNAHEGRNAADALTVAQVALGLLRQQLPPHWKVHGITTAAGTSPNAIPDSATASYEIRTSAAEDLRELRERVEACFRAGALATGCEVTLTRPEPDYLDFRTDPVLISLWRANARALGRPEPQSREPFACTDMGNVSHAVPSIHPVLDISGGDCGPHEAAFAEAATSARGEAALLDGAVGMAWTAADFAARRTTAGASRTATTAGAAGTSRTAGAGGVAGAGGTAEAAGTARADVTAEAGRTAETFGISIRSGT; encoded by the coding sequence ATGGCCACCCCTCAGCACACCTCTCAGGACGCGCCGCCGGGTGCGCCGGACATCGCGCGCCCGGCCGGGGCGGACCTCCCGCCGGGCGCGCCCCCAAGCGTCAAGGACGGTATCCGCGACCGCATCACCGGGCAGCGGGAAGCCCTGCTCTCCTTGAGCCGGCGCATCCACGCCCACCCGGAAACCGCGTTCCAGGAGCACCGCGCCGCCGCCTGGTGCGCCGAACTCCTCGCCGAGCACGGCTTCGAGGTCCTGGCCCCGGCGTACGGCCTCGACACGGCCTTCCGCGCCACGATCGGGTCGGGCCCGGTCACCGTGGCCGTCGCCTGCGAGTACGACGCGCTTCCCGGACTCGGGCACGCCTGCGGCCACAACCTCATCGCCGCCGCCGGGGTGGGCGCCGCGCTCGGCCTGGCCCCGTACGCGGACGAACTGGGACTGACCATACGGGTTCTGGGCACCCCGGCCGAGGAACGTGGGGCCGGCAAGGCGCTGCTTCTGGAAGCCGGCGCGTTCGAGGGCGTGGACGCCGCGATGATGGTGCATCCGTGCCCGTTCGACATGGCCGAATTCCGCTCGTTCGCGCTCGGCACCCTGGACGTGGCCTATACGGGAAGGTCCGCGCACCCCAGCCTCAACGCCCACGAGGGCCGTAACGCCGCCGATGCCCTCACCGTCGCCCAGGTCGCCCTCGGCCTGCTGCGCCAGCAGCTCCCGCCGCACTGGAAGGTGCACGGCATCACGACCGCGGCGGGCACCTCCCCCAACGCGATCCCGGACAGCGCCACGGCCTCCTACGAAATACGCACCTCGGCCGCCGAGGACCTGCGCGAACTGCGCGAGCGCGTCGAGGCGTGCTTCCGGGCCGGTGCCCTGGCCACCGGGTGCGAGGTCACGCTCACCCGCCCGGAGCCGGACTATCTCGACTTCCGTACCGACCCCGTGCTGATATCCCTGTGGCGGGCCAACGCCCGCGCGCTGGGCCGGCCCGAGCCGCAGTCGCGGGAGCCCTTCGCCTGTACCGACATGGGCAATGTCTCCCATGCCGTCCCGTCGATCCATCCGGTACTGGACATCAGCGGAGGCGACTGCGGCCCGCACGAAGCCGCCTTCGCCGAGGCGGCGACATCGGCCAGGGGCGAGGCGGCGCTGCTGGACGGCGCCGTCGGCATGGCCTGGACGGCAGCGGACTTCGCCGCGCGCCGCACCACGGCCGGGGCTTCCAGGACCGCCACGACCGCCGGAGCCGCAGGGACTTCCAGGACCGCCGGGGCCGGTGGGGTCGCCGGTGCCGGTGGGACTGCCGAGGCCGCTGGGACCGCCAGGGCCGATGTGACCGCCGAAGCCGGCCGGACTGCCGAGACCTTCGGAATCTCCATACGCTCCGGGACCTGA
- the fhuB gene encoding Fe(3+)-hydroxamate ABC transporter permease FhuB — translation MTLPQVGPRTPDGLTDTSTPAPPGAHPSPQTDALDAPLTRPHGFRKPLLIAAAVTLAVLVLAAVSLSVGAGEVGPGRVLDYLLGRAGAREDSRLILVVRDLRLPRTLTALLVGSALGVAGCLLQAVTRNPLAETGLLGVNAGASLGVVTGIAFLGVQTSYGYLLWAFGGAVLASALVLLISGSRGGGSPMRLVLAGAALGATFGGVTSLIVVNSAAAYDGFRHWVLGSLAGVEGFGALGPLTPVLLAGFLVALLVSRPLSALALGDDLARGLGHRPGLIRVVVALAVTLLTASAVALVGPISFLGLLAGFLARAVTGPRLAAQTVLAGLIGAGVLTGSDVLARVVSQPYEAPVAVIVALIGAPVLIGIVRSKRLGAMGMTEPATGEPAPRAVRWRGRRGGRGRSGQEGAYGQKETCGQEHTYEQVNAYGQEHAYGQGAANPAGRPRREALVLRRGPVSVLLAYRPALAALALAGLLLVAVVFGAYAGQSDMDVARTFRAVFGVGDHFDVLLVQKFRLGRIVAALTAGAALGLAGCLTQTLARNRLATPELLGVNDGATAAVLVSVTLSATGGFGAWWAGPIGALVAVLVVTTVSGGLGQRGHRVLVVGLAMSALASSVTQVVLSRRSLNSASALYTWTSGSLNGRGFDVAGPVLIGLAVLVPAALVVARQLNVLRFDDSTAASLGVAPARVRTVCLLLAVALAGLAVGICGPVGFVALASPVIAGRLAGPLRVPVLGSVLVGAALVVLADTVGRTAFDGTEIPVGVVTTVLGGPFLLWVLLGRSSAARV, via the coding sequence ATGACCCTCCCGCAAGTGGGCCCGCGCACGCCGGACGGCCTGACGGACACCTCCACCCCCGCGCCCCCCGGCGCGCACCCGTCGCCCCAAACGGACGCCCTCGACGCCCCGTTGACCCGTCCGCACGGCTTCCGCAAGCCGCTCCTGATCGCCGCCGCCGTGACGCTGGCCGTCCTGGTCCTCGCGGCGGTCTCACTGTCCGTGGGCGCGGGCGAGGTCGGCCCCGGCAGGGTGCTGGACTACCTGCTCGGCCGGGCCGGCGCGCGCGAGGACTCCCGGCTCATCCTGGTCGTACGGGACCTGCGGCTGCCCCGCACCCTGACCGCGCTGCTGGTCGGCTCGGCGCTGGGCGTGGCCGGCTGCCTCCTCCAGGCCGTCACCCGCAACCCGCTGGCCGAGACCGGCCTGCTCGGCGTCAACGCGGGCGCGTCCCTGGGCGTCGTCACCGGCATCGCCTTCCTCGGCGTGCAGACCAGCTACGGCTATCTGCTGTGGGCCTTCGGGGGCGCGGTGCTCGCCAGCGCGCTGGTGCTGCTCATATCCGGCAGCCGGGGCGGCGGTTCACCGATGCGGCTCGTCCTGGCGGGCGCCGCCCTGGGCGCCACCTTCGGCGGCGTCACCAGCCTGATCGTGGTCAACTCCGCCGCGGCCTACGACGGCTTCCGCCACTGGGTGCTCGGTTCGCTGGCCGGTGTGGAGGGCTTCGGCGCGCTCGGGCCGCTGACCCCCGTACTCCTGGCCGGGTTCCTGGTCGCGCTGCTGGTCTCCCGGCCGCTGTCGGCGCTGGCGCTGGGCGACGACCTCGCCCGCGGCCTGGGCCACCGGCCGGGTCTGATCCGGGTCGTGGTCGCCCTCGCCGTCACCCTCCTCACCGCGTCCGCGGTCGCCCTGGTCGGCCCCATCTCCTTCCTGGGGCTGCTGGCCGGCTTCCTCGCCCGTGCCGTCACCGGGCCGCGGCTGGCCGCGCAGACCGTGCTGGCGGGGCTGATCGGCGCCGGCGTCCTGACGGGCTCGGACGTCCTGGCGCGGGTGGTCTCCCAGCCGTACGAGGCGCCCGTCGCCGTGATCGTCGCCCTCATCGGCGCACCGGTCCTCATCGGCATCGTCCGCTCCAAGCGGCTCGGCGCGATGGGCATGACCGAACCGGCCACCGGGGAACCGGCGCCGCGCGCGGTCCGTTGGAGAGGCAGGCGGGGCGGCCGGGGCCGGAGCGGACAGGAGGGCGCGTACGGGCAGAAGGAGACCTGCGGGCAGGAGCACACGTACGAGCAGGTGAACGCGTACGGACAGGAGCACGCGTACGGACAAGGCGCGGCGAACCCCGCCGGGCGGCCCCGGCGCGAGGCGCTGGTGCTGCGGCGCGGACCCGTCTCCGTACTGCTGGCCTACCGGCCCGCGCTGGCGGCGCTCGCACTGGCCGGACTGCTGCTGGTGGCCGTGGTGTTCGGCGCGTACGCCGGCCAGAGCGACATGGACGTGGCCCGCACCTTCCGCGCGGTCTTCGGAGTCGGTGACCACTTCGACGTCCTGCTGGTCCAGAAGTTCCGCCTGGGCCGGATCGTGGCCGCGCTCACGGCGGGCGCGGCCCTGGGGCTCGCGGGCTGCCTGACCCAGACCCTCGCCCGCAACCGCCTGGCCACGCCCGAACTGCTCGGCGTCAACGACGGCGCGACCGCCGCCGTCCTGGTGTCCGTCACGCTCTCGGCCACCGGCGGCTTCGGCGCCTGGTGGGCCGGCCCGATCGGAGCCCTGGTGGCCGTCCTGGTCGTCACGACCGTCTCCGGCGGCCTCGGACAGCGGGGCCACCGGGTGCTCGTGGTGGGCCTGGCCATGTCGGCGCTGGCCTCGTCCGTCACCCAGGTCGTGCTCTCCCGCCGGTCCCTGAACTCGGCGAGCGCGCTGTACACATGGACCTCGGGCAGCCTGAACGGCCGCGGGTTCGACGTGGCCGGGCCCGTACTCATCGGCCTGGCCGTGCTGGTTCCGGCCGCCCTGGTGGTGGCCCGGCAGCTCAACGTCCTGCGCTTCGACGACTCCACCGCCGCCTCGCTGGGCGTGGCGCCGGCCCGGGTCCGCACCGTCTGCCTGCTGCTGGCCGTCGCGCTCGCGGGGCTGGCGGTCGGCATCTGCGGTCCGGTCGGCTTCGTCGCGCTGGCCTCGCCGGTCATCGCCGGCCGGCTCGCCGGGCCGCTGCGGGTGCCGGTGCTGGGCTCCGTACTGGTCGGTGCGGCGCTGGTCGTCCTGGCCGACACGGTGGGGCGGACCGCCTTCGACGGCACGGAGATCCCGGTCGGCGTGGTCACGACGGTGCTGGGCGGCCCGTTCCTGCTGTGGGTGCTGCTGGGACGGTCCTCCGCCGCCCGCGTGTAG
- the dhbC gene encoding isochorismate synthase DhbC, with the protein MRRATPRPPQADRTSPAGTVGAATALLDAYRPGTDRFFASPTRTLLTGGVRAEVPHDERPLAQRVAHILDARRRAGAPAPLVVGAVPFDHTAPAALVVPETVRRATALREDPLIALPAPHTPVADWELRPVPAPREYAGAVAEAVRRMRAGEFDKVVLARTLELTSPREVDLPAMLQRLARRDPGGYTFALPCGPGRTLLGASPELLVSRRAGRVVANPLAGSTPRSTDLAEDVRRAAALLESAKDLHEHAVVVDAVRAALAPYCRTLEVPVRPTLVRTAAMWHLSTTVTGELADPATSALELACALHPTPAVCGTPTALAREVIGELEPFDRGLYTGMVGWGDASGDGEWVVTIRCAEAEERRLRLYAGAGVVAGSSPEAETDETEAKFRTFLHAVGADR; encoded by the coding sequence ATCCGTCGCGCGACCCCGCGCCCGCCCCAGGCCGACCGCACGTCCCCGGCCGGCACCGTCGGCGCCGCCACCGCGCTCCTGGACGCCTACCGCCCCGGCACCGACCGCTTCTTCGCCTCCCCGACCCGTACCCTGCTCACCGGCGGCGTACGGGCCGAGGTACCCCACGACGAACGGCCCCTGGCCCAGCGCGTGGCCCACATCCTGGACGCGCGCCGGCGCGCGGGCGCCCCCGCGCCCCTCGTGGTCGGCGCCGTGCCCTTCGACCACACCGCCCCCGCCGCCCTCGTCGTCCCCGAGACCGTGCGCCGGGCCACCGCGCTGCGCGAGGACCCCCTGATCGCCCTGCCCGCGCCGCACACTCCCGTGGCCGACTGGGAGCTGCGGCCGGTGCCCGCGCCCCGGGAGTACGCCGGCGCGGTCGCCGAGGCCGTACGCCGGATGCGCGCCGGGGAGTTCGACAAGGTCGTCCTGGCCCGCACCCTGGAACTGACCTCCCCGCGCGAGGTGGACCTGCCCGCCATGCTCCAGCGCCTGGCCCGCCGTGACCCGGGCGGCTACACCTTCGCGCTGCCCTGCGGACCCGGCCGCACCCTCCTGGGCGCCAGCCCCGAACTACTGGTCTCCCGCCGCGCCGGCCGTGTCGTGGCCAACCCGCTCGCCGGCTCCACACCGCGCAGCACGGACCTCGCCGAGGACGTACGCAGGGCCGCGGCCCTGTTGGAGTCGGCCAAGGACCTGCACGAGCACGCGGTCGTGGTGGACGCGGTGCGCGCGGCGCTGGCGCCGTACTGCCGCACGCTGGAGGTGCCCGTACGCCCCACGCTCGTACGGACCGCCGCGATGTGGCACCTGTCGACGACCGTGACCGGCGAACTGGCCGACCCCGCCACCTCGGCGCTGGAACTGGCCTGCGCCCTGCACCCGACCCCGGCCGTGTGCGGCACCCCCACCGCCCTCGCCCGCGAAGTCATCGGCGAACTCGAACCGTTCGACCGCGGGCTCTACACCGGCATGGTCGGCTGGGGCGACGCGAGCGGCGACGGCGAGTGGGTGGTGACCATCCGCTGTGCCGAGGCCGAGGAGCGGCGGCTGCGTCTGTACGCGGGCGCGGGGGTCGTGGCAGGGTCCTCGCCCGAGGCGGAGACCGACGAGACCGAGGCGAAGTTCCGTACCTTCCTGCACGCGGTGGGAGCCGACCGATGA
- a CDS encoding 2,3-dihydro-2,3-dihydroxybenzoate dehydrogenase, which yields MSRRYSVQQPELAGRTALVTGAGQGIGEAVARVLADRGARVVATDRSPDGVKSLEGECAPHITARTLDVTDSAAVEAVVDDVEREIGPLDILVNVAGILRTSPVVELTDQDWHDTFAVNTTGVFHTSRAVARRMGERRGGCVVTVGSNAAGVPRTSMAAYAASKAAATMFTKCLGLELARSGVRCNVVSPGSTDTAMQRQLWTDPQAPLRVIDGDPAGYRVGIPLGRLAEAADIAEAVAFLVSDRARHITMHDLYVDGGATLRA from the coding sequence ATGTCGAGGAGATATTCCGTGCAGCAGCCAGAACTCGCCGGGCGCACCGCCTTGGTCACCGGTGCCGGACAGGGCATAGGCGAGGCCGTGGCCCGGGTCCTCGCCGACCGCGGCGCACGGGTCGTGGCCACCGACCGGAGCCCTGACGGTGTGAAGTCCCTTGAGGGCGAGTGTGCGCCGCACATCACCGCCCGGACGCTGGACGTCACCGACAGCGCGGCCGTCGAAGCCGTGGTGGACGACGTGGAGCGGGAGATCGGCCCGCTGGACATCCTGGTCAACGTCGCCGGGATCCTGCGTACTTCGCCCGTCGTGGAGCTGACCGACCAGGACTGGCACGACACCTTCGCCGTCAACACCACCGGCGTCTTCCACACCTCGCGCGCCGTCGCCCGCCGGATGGGCGAGCGGCGCGGCGGCTGCGTGGTGACCGTCGGCTCCAACGCGGCCGGCGTGCCGCGCACCAGCATGGCCGCCTACGCCGCGTCCAAGGCCGCCGCCACCATGTTCACCAAGTGCCTGGGCCTGGAACTGGCCCGCAGCGGCGTACGGTGCAACGTCGTCTCCCCGGGCTCCACGGACACCGCCATGCAGCGGCAGTTGTGGACCGACCCGCAGGCTCCGCTGCGCGTCATCGACGGCGACCCGGCCGGCTACCGCGTCGGCATCCCGCTCGGCCGGCTCGCCGAGGCGGCCGACATCGCCGAGGCCGTGGCCTTCCTGGTCTCCGACCGGGCCCGGCACATCACGATGCACGACCTGTACGTCGACGGCGGTGCGACGCTACGCGCCTGA
- a CDS encoding alpha/beta hydrolase-fold protein — MESPSLRALAEDVRAGRPGAVREFWERTAAAGTPLVEPDPTDPAYRLVTFLWRQDPDAPADDVLALLHTVTDKDRHAHDLTPHLMSRLPGTDVWALTHRLRADHRASYQFHVARGPREETLRTDREAWLRVLDAAVPDPLNRAPVLAARDGRHPSSVMELPDAPAQPWWRPTAAAPRAAGRTVEREVSGRRVHVHLPAGHRLLAADGDGDGAPSVGHVGPAGDAGSVVAADGPYAVAVLLDGEMWGPVLRFGDTLDALMDDGCLRPTVALLVDTMGRERRMADLSCSEAFVDWLADELLPWAGAEFGASTDPAHTVVAGQSAGGLTAAFAAFRRPERFGNALSQSGSFWWPDGTEFDTGSEWLTRQYARTPRRPVRFHLEVGLQEWMLLPQNRHLRDVLQARGYEVNYREFNGGHDYACWRGGLADGLAALLPPAGTPTAAG; from the coding sequence ATGGAAAGCCCGTCGCTGCGCGCGCTCGCCGAGGACGTGCGGGCCGGCCGGCCCGGCGCCGTACGCGAGTTCTGGGAGCGGACCGCCGCGGCGGGGACGCCGCTGGTCGAGCCCGACCCCACCGACCCGGCGTACCGTCTCGTCACCTTCCTGTGGCGGCAGGACCCGGACGCCCCGGCCGATGACGTCCTCGCGCTGCTGCACACCGTCACGGACAAGGACCGGCACGCCCACGACCTGACGCCCCACCTGATGTCCCGCCTCCCGGGCACCGACGTATGGGCGCTCACCCACCGGCTGCGCGCCGACCACCGTGCCTCGTACCAGTTCCATGTGGCGCGCGGCCCCCGTGAGGAGACGCTGCGTACGGACCGGGAGGCGTGGCTGCGCGTCCTGGACGCGGCCGTGCCCGACCCGTTGAACCGCGCGCCCGTACTGGCGGCGCGGGACGGGCGGCACCCCTCGTCCGTGATGGAGCTGCCGGACGCCCCCGCCCAGCCGTGGTGGCGGCCCACGGCGGCGGCTCCGCGCGCGGCGGGCCGGACGGTGGAGCGGGAGGTGTCGGGCCGCCGGGTTCATGTGCACCTGCCCGCCGGGCACCGCCTCCTCGCCGCGGACGGGGACGGGGACGGCGCCCCGTCTGTGGGGCACGTCGGGCCCGCAGGGGACGCCGGCTCCGTGGTCGCGGCCGACGGTCCGTACGCCGTCGCGGTGCTGCTGGACGGGGAGATGTGGGGCCCGGTGCTGCGGTTCGGTGACACGCTGGACGCCCTCATGGACGACGGGTGTCTGCGGCCGACCGTGGCCCTGCTGGTCGACACCATGGGCCGGGAGCGGCGGATGGCCGACCTCAGTTGCAGCGAGGCGTTCGTGGACTGGCTCGCGGACGAGCTGCTGCCGTGGGCGGGCGCCGAGTTCGGCGCCAGTACGGATCCCGCGCACACGGTCGTGGCCGGGCAGAGCGCCGGCGGACTGACCGCCGCCTTCGCCGCCTTCCGCCGCCCGGAACGGTTCGGGAACGCGCTCTCCCAGTCCGGCTCCTTCTGGTGGCCCGACGGGACGGAGTTCGACACGGGCAGCGAGTGGCTGACCCGCCAGTACGCGCGCACGCCCCGGCGGCCGGTCCGCTTCCATCTGGAGGTGGGCCTCCAGGAGTGGATGCTGCTGCCGCAGAACCGCCACCTGCGCGATGTGCTCCAGGCCCGCGGTTACGAGGTGAACTACCGGGAGTTCAACGGCGGTCACGACTACGCCTGCTGGCGCGGCGGCCTCGCCGACGGCCTCGCCGCCCTCCTCCCGCCGGCCGGTACCCCGACCGCCGCCGGCTGA
- a CDS encoding DHA2 family efflux MFS transporter permease subunit yields MSRIPPRIAVVLVYTTAMCMNGLDSTIVNPALLTIAQDFGAPAPSANTVEVAFLVSLALTLPVAGWLGDRFGTKRVFLTALALFTAASAACGLSQDLTALVLARAVQGLAGGLLTPVGMTLLFRAFPPHERTKLSKVLIVPTALMPALGPPLGGLLTEHLSWHWLFFVNVPLGAVAVLLGVLGLREQVEGVAARFDVPGFLLATPALGLLTYALGFGPSQGWSTPPVALGALLGLLLLTAAVIHQLRAGHPLLELRLLADKVFRAATLLAALTSAGLMGVLFVFPLLYQAVLGGSALDAGLSVFPEALGLMLASQVADRLLPRTGPRALAVPALLLAAAVFAALAVRAVTDSPWAVRGVMFCVGLILGSGVLTVQIAGFQDIAPPRMGQAMGLFTIVRTLGGALGIAAVAAVTGALGAAGTRAADPFPYQVAILTTAVVVALGALCALCLPKALPPPPPFEDEEKGEGEGEAPGSQPESAGSAGSAGSAGTSGSTGSTGTSGSATA; encoded by the coding sequence GTGAGCCGCATACCGCCCCGCATCGCCGTCGTGCTCGTCTACACGACGGCGATGTGCATGAACGGGCTCGACTCGACCATCGTCAACCCGGCCCTGCTCACCATCGCCCAGGACTTCGGCGCACCGGCCCCGTCCGCCAACACCGTCGAAGTGGCCTTCCTGGTCAGCCTGGCCCTCACGCTGCCGGTGGCCGGCTGGCTCGGCGACCGCTTCGGCACCAAGCGGGTCTTCCTCACCGCGCTCGCCCTGTTCACCGCCGCCTCGGCGGCCTGCGGCCTCTCCCAGGACCTGACCGCCCTGGTACTGGCACGCGCCGTACAAGGACTGGCGGGCGGGCTGCTGACACCCGTCGGCATGACGCTGCTCTTCCGCGCCTTCCCGCCGCACGAGCGGACGAAGCTGTCGAAGGTACTGATCGTGCCCACCGCCCTGATGCCGGCGCTGGGCCCGCCGCTCGGCGGCCTGCTCACCGAACACCTCTCCTGGCACTGGCTGTTCTTCGTCAACGTCCCGCTGGGCGCCGTCGCCGTCCTGCTGGGTGTCCTGGGCCTGCGCGAGCAGGTCGAGGGCGTCGCGGCCCGCTTCGACGTCCCCGGATTCCTGCTGGCCACCCCCGCCCTCGGGCTCCTCACGTACGCCCTGGGCTTCGGCCCCTCCCAGGGCTGGTCCACGCCTCCCGTCGCCCTCGGCGCCCTGCTCGGGCTCCTCCTGCTGACCGCGGCCGTCATCCACCAGCTCCGCGCCGGCCACCCCCTGCTGGAACTGCGTCTGCTCGCGGACAAGGTCTTCCGCGCGGCCACGCTGCTGGCCGCGCTGACCTCGGCCGGACTGATGGGCGTGCTGTTCGTCTTCCCGCTGCTGTACCAGGCGGTGCTCGGCGGCTCGGCGCTGGACGCGGGCCTGAGCGTCTTTCCTGAGGCCCTCGGCCTGATGCTGGCCTCCCAAGTGGCCGACCGGCTGCTGCCCAGGACCGGCCCGCGCGCCCTGGCCGTACCAGCCCTGCTGCTCGCCGCCGCCGTCTTCGCCGCGCTCGCCGTACGGGCGGTGACGGACAGCCCCTGGGCCGTACGCGGCGTGATGTTCTGCGTCGGGCTGATACTCGGCAGCGGCGTCCTGACGGTGCAGATCGCCGGATTCCAGGACATCGCGCCGCCGCGCATGGGGCAGGCGATGGGGCTGTTCACCATCGTCCGTACGCTCGGCGGGGCCCTGGGCATCGCCGCGGTCGCGGCGGTCACCGGCGCGCTCGGCGCCGCCGGCACCCGCGCCGCCGACCCCTTCCCGTACCAGGTGGCGATCCTCACCACCGCCGTCGTCGTCGCCCTCGGCGCGCTGTGCGCCCTGTGCCTGCCCAAGGCCCTGCCGCCCCCGCCGCCCTTCGAGGACGAGGAGAAGGGCGAGGGCGAGGGTGAGGCGCCGGGCTCACAGCCGGAGTCGGCGGGGTCTGCGGGGTCTGCGGGTTCTGCGGGGACTTCAGGGTCTACGGGATCTACAGGGACTTCAGGGTCCGCGACAGCCTGA